The genomic stretch CGTCTGACCATCTGCCGCTGGTGGCCGAGTTTTGCCTGGGCGGAAAGTGAGCGCAATTTACCGCCACGGACGCTAAAACCCGAATCAATTCACCGCAAAGGACGCAAAGGCCGCTAAGGGGATTTGAAAGAAGGGAATGAAGCGCGTCCATCACTGCGGTACGACTGCTGTGTCCTAGGTGCATTCTAGGAAGTCTTTCTCGTATTTCTTTGCGTCCTTCGCGTCCTTTGCGGTAAAACCCATCTGTGGCCAAGCTGACATTTGTCGTGGGAAAAGGCGGCGTAGGCAAGACGACCGTCTCCTGCGCGCTCGCGCTGCATCTGGCCGCGCGCCAACCCAGGCAATCGACGCTGCTCATGTCCACCGATCCCGCACATTCGCTGGCCGACATGCTGGAAATTAAAGATAAAGCTGGGCCGCACCGACTTACCGGCATCAAGGGCAAAGTTTCCGTCTGGCAGATTGACAGTGACCGCGAGTTCAAGAAGTTTCTTGAGGGCAACCGGGAAGGCATCCTCAACATTGTTGAGAATGGTACATTTTTCAATCGCGAAGAAATCGCGCCGCTGCTGGATACCACGCTGCCCGGAATGTCAGAGGTGGCTGGCCTGCTTGCGCTGCGTGACATGCTGGAAAGCGGCGAGCATGATCACATTGTGGTTGATACGGCCCCGTTCGGCCACACGTTGCGCCTCTTTGAGCTGCCAGGACATTTTCAGCGCTTCCTGAATTTTCTTGAGGTCGCCTCCAGCCGCGATGACCTGCTGGCGCAACGCTTCGGCGGACGAACGTCCGGCCCGGCCCATGGCTTTCTGGAAAAGTGGCAGGCCACCGTCAGGCAGGTGAAAGAAGCTTTTAGTGCGGAGCAGGCAGAGGTTCTGCTGGTCACATCGGCGGAAACCTTCTCTCTCAATGAAGCCGTGCGCTGCGTGGATGCGCTCCGGGAGTCGGCAGCAGAGATGCGTCTGGGCGGTATCGTCCTGAACCGCGTAGTCATGTCAGCAGGGAAGTGCCCACGCTGCCGCGCCCGCTCGCTTCAGGGCAAAAAGGCTGTCCAGTTCCTGAAGCAAAAATTTCCGCGCGTGCCCAGGCTGATCGGCCCCGATCCGGGCAATCCTCTTCTTGGCCCGCGCCAGTTGCAGCGCTTTGGCGAGACGATCTTTGCTGGAGGTCACGCCAACCTCGCCGCTCCGCCTCCAGGAACATCCAAAATCAAACTCAAGTTCGCAAAGACCAAATGGCCTGCCGCCAAAACTCGTCTCTCCTTCACTCTGGGCAAAGGCGGCGTGGGCAAGACAACGGTCACGGCCGCGCTGGCCTTCCATGAACGGTCGCTGGATAAAGATGTTCACGTCACTGTGTGCTCCACTGACCCTGCGCCGTCGCTCGATGACATTTTCCAGAAAGAAATCGGCGACCAGATGGTTTCTGTCCTTGGCGATGCCGGTCTTGCCGCCATGGAAATGGACGCGGTCTTTGAGTTTCGCCGCTGGGCGGCCCGCATCAAGCAGCAGCTTTCCGCCGGAACCAGCATGCAATCGGGCGGCCTGCATGTTGATCTCACTTTTGAAAAAGAAGTCTTCGCCGCGCTTATGGACGTGGTCCCGCCCGGCGTGGATGAAGTATTTGCCATCTTCCGCATCCTTGACCTGCTGGAAGCAAAGCACGGCAGCGTATTCATTGATATGGCGCCCACAGGCCACGCGCTGGAATTGTTGCGCATGCCGGACCGCATTTTGCTGTGGTCGCGCCTTTTATTGAAAAGCCTGGCGGCGCACCGTACACTAGCCCTCGCGCAGGATGTTGCTGTGGAACTGGCCGGACTGGGGCAGCGAGTGCGGAAACTGCTGGAGCTCATGCGTGATCCCCGGCAGAGCCGCGCATGGGCGGTGATGTTGCCGGAGCCTGTGCCTGATCGGCAGACGCAACGCCTTCTGGCCGCGATCAAGGAAATTGGCGTTGCCATAGATTCTTTGTTCGTGAACCGGGTCCTGCTTGGGCCGGATTCCGGCTGTAAAACTTGCCGTCGCGCGCAGAACTGGCAGGCAGCAACATTGCAGTCATTGCAAAAGAAATACGGCGGCCATCGTTTGTATCTGGTGCGGGATTTTCCCGCGGAAATTACGGGCGCGGCAAAGCTGAAGAAATTTACCGGCGAGTTATGGCAAATTCAAACCGAAAAATAGCGGCCAGCGGCGCACTCTATCTTTATGGGATTTCTGAAGCGCCTGCGTCTGCCGCCAGGAAACCTGCAAAACTCGGCAGCGTTGGCATTGACGGCTTGCATCCCGTACAGCCTCTGGCCTGCGGTGATTTTCTTTGTTGGGTGTGTGAGGTTGATCAGGCCAGCTTTGCCGATGCCGTTGAGCGCAACATGGAAAATCTTGAATGGCTGGCGCTGCATGGCGTACGCCACCAGCAGGTAGTAGGCGAAGTGGCGGAGCAGATGACGATTGTTCCAGCCCGCTTTGGTACCGTATTTTCTGGCGAGCCAGCGCTTCTCAAGGACGTACTGGGAAGAAAAGCCGCGCTCAAGAAAGTCTTTGCTCGCGTTTCCGGCGGCGACGAATGGGGTGTAAAGGTATTTGCCGAGCGGCAGGTTGCCGCGGTTCCCGTAACCGAAGCTCGCTCAGGCAAGGAGTATTTGCAGCAGAAAGCGGCACGGTTGAAGAAGCGTCCCGAGCGCAATGACCAGGAATTGCAGGAGCTGGCAACGGCGCTGGGCAAGATTGCCACGCATTCCGCGCCCAGCGGCAAGGTAAGTGGAGCGCAGCCCAACTTGCTCTGGCAGGCAACTTTTCTTGTTCCGCGCACCAAGCGCAAACAATGGGACCAGGCGCTGAAAAATTTTGTGGAGAGGTGGGATGGGCAGCGGCGCATCGAAGTAAATGGGCCATGGCCGCCGTACTCTTTTGTCTCTGATGCCAAATGATTTTGAAACTTTAGAAACGCTGGGCGGAGAAGATGAAGTTTCGCTTCTCGAAATCCTGGATCACGTGCTGAACTCCGGCGTCGTGATCCATGGATCGCTGGTGATCTCTCTGGCCGGGGTTGACCTGGTCTATCTCGGCCTCAATGTTGTGCTGACGTCGGTTGAAACGGCGCTGAACAATCTGCAAATAGAGGAGAAGCGGAGGCAGAAGTGAGCCGCGTGCTGGTTTACTGCGGCTTTCGCCATGCGCCGGAACTCGCTTTGCCCGCGCTGGGCGTCAACGCCGCGCCGGTCCAGCTGGCGGCTT from Terriglobia bacterium encodes the following:
- a CDS encoding ArsA family ATPase, with amino-acid sequence MAKLTFVVGKGGVGKTTVSCALALHLAARQPRQSTLLMSTDPAHSLADMLEIKDKAGPHRLTGIKGKVSVWQIDSDREFKKFLEGNREGILNIVENGTFFNREEIAPLLDTTLPGMSEVAGLLALRDMLESGEHDHIVVDTAPFGHTLRLFELPGHFQRFLNFLEVASSRDDLLAQRFGGRTSGPAHGFLEKWQATVRQVKEAFSAEQAEVLLVTSAETFSLNEAVRCVDALRESAAEMRLGGIVLNRVVMSAGKCPRCRARSLQGKKAVQFLKQKFPRVPRLIGPDPGNPLLGPRQLQRFGETIFAGGHANLAAPPPGTSKIKLKFAKTKWPAAKTRLSFTLGKGGVGKTTVTAALAFHERSLDKDVHVTVCSTDPAPSLDDIFQKEIGDQMVSVLGDAGLAAMEMDAVFEFRRWAARIKQQLSAGTSMQSGGLHVDLTFEKEVFAALMDVVPPGVDEVFAIFRILDLLEAKHGSVFIDMAPTGHALELLRMPDRILLWSRLLLKSLAAHRTLALAQDVAVELAGLGQRVRKLLELMRDPRQSRAWAVMLPEPVPDRQTQRLLAAIKEIGVAIDSLFVNRVLLGPDSGCKTCRRAQNWQAATLQSLQKKYGGHRLYLVRDFPAEITGAAKLKKFTGELWQIQTEK
- a CDS encoding GvpL/GvpF family gas vesicle protein produces the protein MANSNRKIAASGALYLYGISEAPASAARKPAKLGSVGIDGLHPVQPLACGDFLCWVCEVDQASFADAVERNMENLEWLALHGVRHQQVVGEVAEQMTIVPARFGTVFSGEPALLKDVLGRKAALKKVFARVSGGDEWGVKVFAERQVAAVPVTEARSGKEYLQQKAARLKKRPERNDQELQELATALGKIATHSAPSGKVSGAQPNLLWQATFLVPRTKRKQWDQALKNFVERWDGQRRIEVNGPWPPYSFVSDAK
- a CDS encoding gas vesicle protein, translated to MPNDFETLETLGGEDEVSLLEILDHVLNSGVVIHGSLVISLAGVDLVYLGLNVVLTSVETALNNLQIEEKRRQK